One genomic window of Piliocolobus tephrosceles isolate RC106 chromosome 19, ASM277652v3, whole genome shotgun sequence includes the following:
- the LOC111525379 gene encoding LOW QUALITY PROTEIN: uncharacterized protein LOC111525379 (The sequence of the model RefSeq protein was modified relative to this genomic sequence to represent the inferred CDS: substituted 1 base at 1 genomic stop codon), whose translation MARSEGGTAGSPRNRLHLTILEMLQLPEVHSANXGPVGSCSPNREIGLKWMAVRMKPAICQDASATIKTCVCRETGFKRGGTERVWKPLGSVIHSIHMI comes from the exons ATGGCCCGATCAGAAG GGGGCACGGCAGGAAGCCCCAGGAACAGACTCCACCTCACCATTCTTGAGATGTTGCAACTTCCAGAAGTCCACAGTGCTAATTAGGGACCTGTGGGATCTTGTTCACCTAACAGAGAAATAGGTCTGAAGTGGATGGCCGTGAGAATGAAGCCAGCTATCTGCCAGGATGCCTCAGCCACCATCAAGACTTGTGTGTGCAGAGAAACAGGATTTAAGAGGGGAGGGACTGAAAGGGTGTGGAAGCCACTGGGTTCAGTCATCCATTCAATCCACATGATTTGA